CACTGGAGAAAGCGAATGTCAACGGCCGCGCGATGGCGCCAGGCCCTCCGCTCGGTTGCAGCGGCGCACGTATTCTAACGACACTGGTACATGAGATGTGCCGCCGTGATGTCCGCTACGGTGTTGCCACATTGTGTGTCGGCGTAGGACAAGGCGTCGCAACCATCATTGAAAAAGTGTAACAAATGTCCACCCGCGCCTGGATCCTCACTATTTGTACTGTAATCGTCTGGGGAATCACCCCGATTATCGAACGTAAAGTGATGCCCGGTTCCGATACGCTGGTCGTATTGACCTATCGGAACTGGGTGTCAGCGCTCGTACTGATCGCGATTTTGTTGGCGATGGGAAAAGCGCCCGCGTTGAAATTACTGACGGGAACCCAACTGGTAGGATTCGCGGCTTCGGCGTTGCTCGGCGGCACCCTCGGTCTCTTTCTCTTCTTTAACACCCTGAAAATTGCTCCGGCATCGAAAGTAGTTCCGCTCACAGCCAGCTTTCCGATGGTAACCTATATGCTTTCGGTGTGGCTGCTCGGCGAGCCGTTTACGCTGAAGGGACTCCTCGGCGTCGGCTTCATCATCCTCGGCGCGATTCTCTTGAGCTAAATTTTTTATCCTGTGTATATTTAAGTACTTACTGGTAGAAGTTCGAATTTTTCGTTTTGTAATTTGTATTTGGATGTTTTCTATCTAATTTATCCACATCGACAAACAAAAAAGAGAGCGTTATGAAAACAGCGGTTCGCATTCTCCTGTACACCGTTGCAGGAATCATCGTCTTGGTTACAGGCGTCTTAGGATATGTCCGGTTCGGTTTACCGAATGTCGGCGATGCGCCTAACTGGACGGCGAAAAGTTCGCCGGAAATTCTCGAACGTGGCGAATATCTAACCCACCATGTTGTCGGTTGCATCGATTGCCATTCTGAACGGGATTGGACGAAATTCTCCGGTCCGGTAATCGATGGCACTTGGGGAAAAGGCGGTGAGGTTTTCGATGCGAAGTATGGATTACCGGGGAGCTTCACCGCCAAAAATATTACTCCGTATCATC
The window above is part of the bacterium genome. Proteins encoded here:
- a CDS encoding 3-oxoadipyl-CoA thiolase (catalyzes the thiolytic cleavage of beta-ketoadipyl-CoA to succinate and acetyl-CoA), giving the protein LEKANVNGRAMAPGPPLGCSGARILTTLVHEMCRRDVRYGVATLCVGVGQGVATIIEKV
- a CDS encoding DMT family transporter; translated protein: MSTRAWILTICTVIVWGITPIIERKVMPGSDTLVVLTYRNWVSALVLIAILLAMGKAPALKLLTGTQLVGFAASALLGGTLGLFLFFNTLKIAPASKVVPLTASFPMVTYMLSVWLLGEPFTLKGLLGVGFIILGAILLS